A genome region from Anomaloglossus baeobatrachus isolate aAnoBae1 chromosome 5 unlocalized genomic scaffold, aAnoBae1.hap1 SUPER_5_unloc_23, whole genome shotgun sequence includes the following:
- the LOC142259048 gene encoding uncharacterized protein LOC142259048, with translation MDMDRDKMAERILHLTLEILFRLTGEDYTVVKKTSGERCQAPVSEGWGRPLSPITVPPRHLPIHEDINDQKILELTYKMIELLTGEVPIRCQDVTVYFSMEEWEYLEGHKDLYKDVMMEVPKTLTAPVLSSNRTTPERCPCPLLPQDCKQEDPDVPQDVFPPVLSSKRTTPERCLHHLLPQDCKQEDPDVLQDHQVPRISDPLSGDLLYKRILLIDPSRMDMDRDKMAERILHLTLEILFRLTGEEYTVEKKTSSLSSKRTTPERCPRPLLPQDCKQEDPDVPQDVFPPALSTDDCIGSSDGNLLSSEFKTDDKSITHDIYEEHAVVPDIPPVLPRKVLTSGLFKQVQNYDLSQICMQNKSYRKDGEHETAPTREKPFSCPECGKCFTQKILNQNLIEHQRIHTEEKPFSCSECGKCFIQKSNFVMHKKNHTGANPFLCLECGKCFTRKSSLVDHGKLHTGEKPFSCSECGKCFIFKSDLVRHQRCHSGEKPFSCSECGKCFDFKSDLVRHQRCHTGEKPFSCSECGKCFIQKSHLVRHQRYHTGEKPFSCSECGKCFSQKSAFVMHQRSHTGEKPFSCTECGKCFIQKSDLVVHQRSHTGEKLFSCSDCGKCFIRKSKLVQHQRSHTGEKPFSCSECGKCFNLKSELVVHQRCHTGEKPFSCSECAKCFNWKSELLVHQRCHTGEKPLSCSECGKCFNWKSKLVMHQRCHTGEKPFSCSECRKCFIRKSELVVHQKCHTGEKPFSCSECGKCFIQKSDLVVHQRCHTGEKPFSCSECGKCFIRKSKLVQHQRSHTGEKPFSCLECGKCFNFNSELVVHQRYHTGEKPFSCSECRKCFIRKSELVVHQRSHTGQKLFSCPECGKCFTRKSGLVHHQKNHTK, from the exons atggatatggacagggacaagatggcggagaggatattacacctcaccctagagatcctcttccggcttactggagag gattacacagtagtgaagaagacctctggtgagcgctgtcaggcccctgtgtctgagggttggggaagacccctgagcccaatcacggtgcCTCCACGTCAcctcccgatacatgaggacatcaatgaccagaagatcctagaactcacctacaagatgattgagctgctgactggagag gttcctataaggtgtcaggatgtcaccgtctatttctccatggaggagtgggagtatttagaaggacacaaagatctgtacaaggacgtcatgatggaggttcccaagACCCTCAcagcaccag ttctatccagtaaccggacaacaccagagagatgtccctgtcctcttctcccacaggactgtaaacaagaagatcccgatgttcctcaggatgtgtttcctccagttctatccagtaagaggacaacaccagagagatgtctccatcatcttctcccacaggactgtaaacaagaagatcccgatgttcttcaggatcatcag gtccctagaatatcggatcctctcagtggagatcttctatataagagaattctcctgattgacccatcaaggatggatatggacagggacaagatggcagagaggatattacacctcaccctagagatcctcttccggcttactggagag gaataCACCGTagagaagaagacctcta gtctatccagtaagaggacaacaccagagagatgtccccgtcctcttctcccacaggactgtaaacaagaagatcccgatgttcctcaggatgtgtttcctccagctctatcca cagatgactgtattgggagttcagatggaaatctattatcttcagaatttaaaacagacgataaaagtatcacacatgatatatatgaagagcatgctgttgtcccagatatacctccagtccttcctcggaaagtttTAACATCtggtcttttcaaacaagtccaaaattacgATTTATCACAGATTTGtatgcaaaataaaagttacagaaaggatggggaacatgaaacggctcctacaagggaaaaaccattttcatgcccagaatgtggaaaatgttttactcagaagatACTCAATCAGAATCttattgagcatcaaagaattcacacagaggagaagccattttcatgttcagaatgtgggaaatgttttattcagaaatcaaattttgttatgcataaaaaaaatcacacaggggcgAACCCATTTTtatgcttggaatgtggtaaatgttttactaggaaatcaagtcttgttgaccatggaaaacttcacacaggggagaagccattttcatgttcagagtgtgggaaatgttttattttcaaatcagatcttgttcggcatcaaagatgtcactcaggggagaagccattttcatgttcagagtgtgggaaatgttttgatttcaaatcagatcttgttaggcatcaaagatgtcacacaggggagaagccattttcatgttcagagtgtggaaaatgttttattcagaaatcacaccttgttaggcatcaaagatatcacacaggggagaagccattttcatgttcagaatgtgggaaatgttttagtcagaaatcagcctttgttatgcatcaaagatctcatacaggggagaagccattttcatgtacagagtgtgggaaatgttttattcagaaatcagatcttgttgtgcatcaaagatctcacacaggggagaagctgttttcatgttcagactgtgggaaatgttttattcggaaatcaaaacttgttcagcatcaaagatctcacaccggggagaagccattttcatgttcagagtgtgggaaatgttttaatttgaAATCAGAActggttgtgcatcaaagatgtcacactggggagaagccattttcatgttcagagtgtgcgaaatgttttaattggaaatcagaacttcttgtgcatcaaagatgtcacacaggggagaagccattgtcatgttcagagtgtgggaaatgttttaattggaaatcaaaacttgttatgcatcaaagatgtcacacaggggagaagccattttcatgttcagagtgtaggaaatgttttattcggaaatcagaacttgttgtgcatcaaaaatgtcacactggggagaagccattttcatgttcagaatgtggtaaatgttttattcagaaatcagatcttgttgtgcatcaaagatgtcacaccggggagaagccattttcatgttcagagtgtgggaaatgttttattcggaaatcaaaacttgttcagcatcaaagatctcacaccggggagaagccattttcatgtttagagtgtgggaaatgttttaattttaaTTCAGAACTTGTTGTCcatcaaagatatcacacaggggagaagccattttcatgttcagagtgtagaaaatgttttattcggaaatcagaacttgttgtgcatcaaagatctcacacagggcagaagctgttttcatgcccagaatgtggtaaatgttttactaggaaatcaggtcttgttcaccatcaaaaaaatcacacaaaataa